One part of the Clarias gariepinus isolate MV-2021 ecotype Netherlands chromosome 24, CGAR_prim_01v2, whole genome shotgun sequence genome encodes these proteins:
- the btf3 gene encoding transcription factor BTF3, with the protein MKETIMNQEKLAKLQAQVRIGGKGTARRKKKVVHRTATADDKKLQFSLKKLGVNNISGIEEVNMFTNQGTVIHFNNPKVQASLAANTFTITGHAETKQLTEMLPSILNQLGADSLTSLRKLAEALPKQAGDGKAPVAAGEEDDDEVPDLVENFDEASKDEAN; encoded by the exons ATGAAAGAGACAATAATGAACCAGGAGAAATTAGCCAAACTGCAGGCGCAAGTGCGCATCGGTGGAAAG GGCACTGCACGCAGAAAGAAGAAGGTTGTACACAGAACCGCTACTGCAGATGACAAGAAACTTCAGTTTTCTTTGAAAAAGTTGGGCGTCAATAACATCTCCGGCATTGAGGAG GTGAACATGTTTACAAACCAGGGAACAGTGATCCATTTCAACAACCCCAAAGTGCAGGCTTCACTGGCAGCCAACACCTTCACTATCACAGGCCATGCTGAGACCAAGCAGCTCACAGAAATGCTGCCATCTATCCTCAATCAGCTCGGTGCCGACAGCTTGACCAGTCTGAGAAAACTCGCTGAGGCTCTGCCCAAACAAG ctGGTGATGGAAAGGCACCAGTGGCAGCAGGagaggaagatgatgatgaagttCCAG ATCTTGTGGAGAATTTCGATGAGGCATCAAAGGATGAGGCGAACTAA